A region of Rhodoferax potami DNA encodes the following proteins:
- the selD gene encoding selenide, water dikinase SelD — protein sequence MQVPATPIVRDIVLVGGGHSHVVALRYFAMHPLPGVRITLICTDAHTPYSGMLPGYVAGHYSYDDVHIDLCRLCAATGARFIQAEVMGLDREARTVQLRGRPDIDYDVVSINTGSTPQMRALGATEYAVPVKPITGFNQRWLQLLDKVAQTTRPLSIAIVGGGAGGVELCLAMQYRLRAEADAAGRAAMAPQFSLFTSGGLLPTHNAGVQARFAKVLAERGVQVHLQTPVAEVQAGRLRSAQGEWFDADEVLWVTQAGGGAWLQSTGLALTDNRCIRLHDTLQSITDPRVFAAGDVAAMENFSLEKAGVFAVRMGMPLAINLQRAVQGLPLHPYRPQRHWLALISTGDKFAVASRGALGFGGAWVWRWKDWIDRRFMQRFSVQGVEGLAGMTSAATSANASVQLSADEAQQAQAAVAMRCGGCGAKVGASVLSRALQNLWVQPNPDILLGLDSPDDAAVVRVPPSKALVHSVDFFRAFVDDPYVFGRIAANHALGDLFAMGAQPHTATAIATVPPGVDRQVEATLRQMMQGAVDVLNPVGCTLIGGHSGEGAELALGFAVNGLVDVNDQGQMTGVLRKSGMQPGDVLLLTKPLGTGALFAAHGRAAAKGRWVQAALQSMAQSNQAAAQTLRTFGATACTDLTGFGLIGHTVEMARPSGVQVVLNADALPLLDGALECVQQGLLSSLHSANARQQHVVQNAAQAMGHPLWPLLVDPQTAGGLLASVPANQATACLAALRAQGYAAACAVGHVRTLAAGAAPVHIHIRPEEVDAKHS from the coding sequence ATGCAAGTACCCGCCACACCCATCGTTAGAGACATCGTGTTGGTGGGTGGCGGCCACAGCCATGTGGTGGCGCTGCGCTATTTCGCCATGCACCCGCTGCCTGGCGTGCGCATCACCCTGATTTGCACCGATGCGCACACGCCCTACTCCGGCATGTTGCCCGGCTATGTGGCGGGGCACTACAGCTATGACGATGTGCATATCGACCTGTGCCGCCTGTGCGCCGCTACCGGCGCCCGTTTCATCCAGGCCGAAGTGATGGGTCTGGACCGTGAGGCGCGCACCGTCCAGCTGCGCGGCCGGCCCGACATCGATTACGACGTGGTCTCCATCAACACCGGCTCGACGCCGCAGATGCGCGCACTGGGCGCCACTGAATACGCAGTGCCCGTCAAACCCATTACCGGCTTCAACCAGCGCTGGTTGCAATTGCTCGACAAAGTGGCGCAGACCACACGGCCGCTGTCGATTGCCATCGTGGGCGGGGGTGCGGGTGGTGTGGAACTGTGCCTCGCCATGCAGTACCGGCTGCGGGCTGAAGCCGACGCAGCCGGGCGCGCGGCGATGGCGCCGCAGTTCAGCCTGTTCACGTCTGGCGGCCTGCTGCCCACCCACAACGCGGGAGTGCAAGCCCGCTTTGCCAAAGTGCTTGCCGAGCGCGGCGTGCAGGTGCATTTGCAAACGCCAGTGGCGGAAGTGCAAGCGGGCCGTTTGCGCAGTGCGCAAGGCGAGTGGTTTGACGCCGATGAAGTGCTCTGGGTCACCCAAGCCGGCGGCGGCGCTTGGCTGCAAAGCACCGGCTTGGCCCTGACAGACAACCGCTGCATTCGATTGCACGACACCTTGCAAAGCATCACCGACCCGCGCGTGTTTGCCGCGGGTGATGTAGCCGCTATGGAAAATTTTTCGCTGGAGAAAGCCGGTGTGTTCGCGGTGCGCATGGGCATGCCGCTGGCCATCAACCTGCAGCGTGCGGTCCAGGGCTTGCCCCTGCACCCCTACCGCCCGCAGCGCCACTGGCTGGCGCTGATCAGCACCGGTGACAAATTTGCCGTGGCGTCGCGCGGCGCACTTGGCTTTGGCGGTGCCTGGGTCTGGCGCTGGAAGGACTGGATAGACCGCCGCTTTATGCAGCGCTTCAGCGTGCAAGGCGTGGAGGGGCTCGCGGGCATGACTTCAGCCGCGACATCCGCCAACGCATCCGTTCAGCTAAGCGCTGATGAAGCCCAGCAAGCGCAAGCCGCAGTCGCCATGCGCTGCGGCGGCTGCGGCGCCAAAGTGGGGGCCAGCGTGCTCTCCCGCGCGCTGCAAAACCTGTGGGTGCAACCCAACCCCGATATATTGCTGGGCCTGGACAGCCCGGATGATGCCGCCGTGGTGCGCGTGCCGCCCAGCAAAGCGCTGGTACACAGCGTGGACTTTTTCCGCGCGTTTGTAGACGACCCCTATGTGTTCGGCCGCATTGCCGCCAACCACGCGCTGGGCGACTTGTTTGCCATGGGCGCGCAGCCGCACACTGCGACCGCTATTGCCACCGTCCCCCCCGGCGTGGACCGGCAGGTGGAAGCTACCCTGCGCCAGATGATGCAAGGTGCCGTTGACGTGCTCAATCCGGTAGGATGCACCCTGATCGGCGGGCACAGCGGTGAAGGCGCCGAGCTCGCACTGGGCTTTGCAGTCAACGGTCTGGTAGATGTGAACGACCAAGGGCAGATGACGGGCGTGCTGCGCAAAAGTGGCATGCAGCCCGGCGATGTGCTGCTGCTCACCAAACCATTAGGCACCGGCGCCTTGTTTGCCGCCCACGGGCGCGCGGCCGCGAAAGGCCGCTGGGTGCAAGCCGCGCTGCAGAGCATGGCGCAGAGCAACCAAGCCGCCGCGCAAACTCTGCGCACCTTTGGCGCCACCGCCTGCACCGACCTGACCGGCTTCGGGCTCATAGGCCACACGGTAGAGATGGCCCGCCCCAGCGGCGTGCAGGTGGTGCTAAATGCTGATGCCCTGCCCCTGCTGGACGGCGCGCTGGAGTGTGTGCAACAGGGCCTGCTGAGCTCCCTTCACAGCGCCAATGCACGCCAACAGCATGTGGTGCAAAACGCCGCACAGGCCATGGGCCACCCGCTGTGGCCGCTGCTGGTGGACCCGCAAACCGCTGGCGGCCTGCTGGCCAGCGTGCCCGCCAACCAGGCAACAGCGTGCCTTGCCGCCCTGCGTGCGCAAGGCTACGCTGCGGCCTGTGCTGTCGGCCATGTGCGTACGCTGGCTGCTGGCGCAGCCCCGGTTCATATCCATATCCGCCCGGAGGAAGTCGATGCGAAACACTCCTAA
- a CDS encoding FAD-dependent oxidoreductase has protein sequence MKASKLLVLALIGLAIASFVVLDLGRYLSLDALRQSQASLASAYAENPWSLRAGFFAVYVAVASLSLPGAAILTLAGGGVFGLGWGLLLVSFASSVGATVSFLAARFVLRDAVQARFGSRLTEINQGIARDGALYLFSLRLIPVVPFFVINLLMGLTTLRTLTFYWVSQLGMLAGTAVYVNAGTRLAELQSLKDVASPEVLGAFVLLGLFPLIAKALMNLVQKRKVYARWKAVRPQTFDRNLIVIGGGAGGLVSAYIAAAVKAKVTLVEAHKMGGDCLNYGCVPSKALIKSAKLAHQMQHADRYGLHSTPRTSDERKSLFSFKKVMERIHEVIAAIEPHDSVERYTGLGVEVLQGYAKIINPWTVEIALNDGGTQTLTTRNIVIAAGARPFVPPLPGLDDVGYVTSDTLWDEFAKLDEVPKRLVVLGGGPIGCELAQSFARLGSAVTQVEMAPRIMAREDAEVSELAANSLRADGVDLLTSHKALRCEMVDGEKVLVVEHAGVEKRIAFDQLLCAVGRTARLSGYGLEELGIPTHKTVQTNEYLQTIYPNIFAAGDVAGPYQFTHVAAHQAWYAAVNALFGDFKKFKADYSVIPWATFIDPEVARVGLNEQDAKEQGIAYEVTKYGIDDLDRAIADSEAHGFVKVLTVPGKDKILGVTIVGTHAGDLLAEYVLAMKHGLGLNKILGTIHTYPTLAEANKYAAGEWKRAHQPHKLLEWVRKFHDWKRS, from the coding sequence ATGAAGGCATCCAAACTCCTGGTGCTGGCCCTGATCGGGCTGGCGATTGCCAGCTTCGTCGTGTTGGACTTGGGTCGCTACCTGAGTCTGGACGCTCTGCGCCAGAGCCAGGCCTCGCTGGCAAGCGCTTACGCAGAGAACCCTTGGTCTCTGCGTGCCGGTTTTTTTGCGGTCTATGTAGCGGTGGCCTCGTTGTCGCTGCCGGGGGCGGCCATTCTCACGCTGGCAGGAGGCGGGGTGTTCGGCTTGGGATGGGGCTTGTTGCTTGTGTCGTTTGCCTCAAGCGTTGGGGCTACGGTGTCTTTTCTGGCTGCGCGCTTCGTGCTGCGCGACGCGGTACAAGCCCGCTTCGGAAGCCGGCTGACCGAGATCAACCAGGGCATTGCCCGGGACGGTGCGCTCTACCTGTTCAGCCTGCGGTTGATTCCGGTTGTGCCCTTTTTTGTGATCAACCTGCTGATGGGCTTGACCACCCTGCGCACACTCACCTTTTACTGGGTGAGCCAACTCGGCATGCTGGCAGGCACTGCTGTTTATGTGAATGCCGGCACCCGGCTGGCAGAACTGCAGTCGCTCAAGGATGTCGCAAGCCCCGAGGTGCTGGGCGCGTTTGTACTGCTCGGCCTATTTCCACTGATCGCCAAGGCCCTCATGAACCTGGTGCAAAAACGCAAGGTTTACGCCCGCTGGAAAGCGGTGCGTCCCCAAACTTTTGACCGCAACCTCATCGTCATCGGCGGGGGCGCGGGTGGGCTGGTGTCGGCCTACATTGCGGCGGCGGTCAAAGCTAAGGTCACTCTGGTGGAGGCCCACAAAATGGGCGGCGACTGCCTGAACTACGGCTGCGTGCCAAGCAAAGCACTGATCAAAAGCGCCAAACTGGCCCATCAGATGCAGCACGCAGACCGCTATGGTTTACATAGCACCCCGCGCACATCTGACGAGCGCAAGAGCCTCTTTTCGTTCAAAAAAGTGATGGAGCGCATCCACGAGGTGATTGCCGCCATTGAGCCGCACGACAGCGTGGAGCGCTACACCGGCCTGGGTGTGGAAGTGCTGCAGGGCTACGCCAAGATCATCAACCCGTGGACGGTAGAGATCGCGCTTAACGACGGCGGCACACAGACCCTGACCACCCGCAATATCGTGATTGCGGCAGGCGCCCGCCCCTTCGTCCCGCCCCTGCCAGGTCTGGACGATGTGGGCTATGTGACCAGCGACACGCTGTGGGACGAGTTCGCCAAGCTGGACGAGGTACCCAAGCGCCTGGTGGTGTTGGGCGGCGGGCCGATTGGCTGTGAGCTGGCACAAAGCTTTGCACGCCTCGGCTCTGCCGTGACCCAAGTGGAAATGGCGCCGCGCATCATGGCGCGGGAAGATGCGGAAGTGTCGGAACTTGCCGCGAACTCCCTGCGCGCAGATGGTGTGGACCTGCTGACCAGCCACAAGGCCCTGCGCTGCGAGATGGTGGATGGCGAAAAGGTGTTGGTGGTGGAACACGCTGGCGTCGAAAAGCGGATTGCTTTTGACCAACTGCTGTGCGCCGTGGGCCGTACTGCGCGCCTCAGCGGCTACGGTTTGGAAGAGCTGGGCATCCCGACCCACAAGACGGTGCAAACCAACGAGTACCTGCAAACCATCTACCCCAACATCTTTGCGGCGGGTGATGTGGCCGGCCCCTACCAGTTCACCCACGTAGCCGCGCACCAAGCTTGGTATGCGGCGGTGAATGCGCTGTTCGGCGACTTCAAGAAGTTCAAAGCCGACTACTCGGTCATCCCCTGGGCCACCTTCATTGACCCTGAGGTAGCGCGCGTAGGCTTGAACGAGCAGGACGCCAAGGAGCAAGGCATTGCCTACGAAGTAACAAAATACGGCATCGACGACCTGGACCGCGCGATTGCGGACAGCGAGGCGCACGGCTTTGTGAAAGTGCTGACCGTGCCGGGCAAAGACAAGATTCTGGGCGTGACCATTGTCGGCACCCATGCAGGCGACCTGCTGGCAGAGTACGTGCTGGCCATGAAACACGGGCTGGGCCTCAACAAGATTCTGGGCACCATCCACACCTACCCCACACTGGCCGAGGCCAACAAATACGCCGCAGGAGAGTGGAAGCGCGCGCACCAGCCCCACAAGCTGCTGGAGTGGGTGCGCAAATTCCACGACTGGAAGCGAAGCTGA
- a CDS encoding FAD-dependent oxidoreductase, whose amino-acid sequence MNAPAVQRPDPADTPLSPEAHSNQPRQLVLLGAGMAHLQLLHTLARKPLPEVQVTLVAAETHVVHPAMGPGLVAGDYQQEDCTIPLEPLVKRAGIRWLQQQPVSLDAGQQTLTLCDGSAQHYEWLSINAAPAHHNEQLEQTIPGAGKFGLCVYPLETWAQRWQGVSELAAKKALRVAVIGDHPVALEWALAVQQRLPSCVVTVLMLPAPAGPPLATAGTTRLLQQLKVQRITVLHDTALQIDASAVHLGCGAQLTCDVPLLALQQLPHAWLASSGLALNADGQAAADGYLRSSSHPQVWVANGDSAYLLRHLQAVARGARLPATARQPEAGFQLLFGGSQQAVMAWGRYSSKGRAWHWLKDGWDRRQLRRYTM is encoded by the coding sequence ATGAACGCACCCGCAGTGCAGCGCCCAGACCCAGCAGACACTCCCCTATCGCCCGAAGCGCATAGCAATCAACCACGGCAGTTGGTGCTGCTGGGTGCTGGTATGGCGCACCTGCAACTCTTGCACACGCTGGCTCGCAAGCCCTTGCCCGAGGTACAGGTAACGCTAGTGGCCGCCGAGACCCACGTAGTTCACCCCGCCATGGGGCCGGGCCTGGTTGCCGGCGACTACCAGCAAGAAGACTGCACCATCCCGTTAGAGCCTTTGGTGAAGCGTGCGGGCATCCGCTGGCTGCAACAGCAACCCGTGTCACTGGATGCCGGACAGCAAACGCTGACACTCTGCGACGGCAGCGCTCAACACTACGAGTGGCTTTCGATCAATGCTGCCCCTGCGCACCACAACGAGCAGTTGGAACAAACCATACCCGGGGCGGGAAAATTCGGCCTTTGCGTCTACCCGCTGGAAACCTGGGCCCAACGCTGGCAAGGGGTGTCCGAATTGGCGGCGAAAAAAGCCTTGCGCGTAGCGGTCATCGGCGATCACCCGGTTGCGCTGGAATGGGCGCTGGCGGTGCAACAGCGCCTACCGTCCTGCGTCGTCACCGTATTGATGCTGCCGGCTCCAGCCGGTCCCCCGCTCGCCACCGCGGGCACCACCCGGTTGCTGCAACAACTCAAGGTACAGCGCATCACGGTATTGCACGATACGGCGCTCCAGATCGATGCCAGCGCGGTGCACCTTGGATGCGGCGCGCAGCTAACGTGCGATGTACCGCTGCTGGCCTTGCAGCAACTGCCACACGCTTGGCTGGCCAGTAGTGGACTTGCGCTGAATGCTGATGGCCAAGCGGCCGCCGATGGCTACTTGCGCAGCAGCAGCCATCCGCAGGTGTGGGTCGCCAACGGCGATTCGGCGTACCTGCTGCGCCATCTACAAGCCGTGGCGCGCGGCGCGCGCTTACCCGCCACCGCCCGGCAGCCGGAGGCAGGCTTTCAGCTGTTGTTTGGGGGTTCACAACAGGCTGTTATGGCTTGGGGACGGTACAGCTCGAAAGGGCGTGCCTGGCACTGGCTCAAGGATGGGTGGGACCGGCGGCAATTGCGCCGCTACACCATGTAA
- a CDS encoding mechanosensitive ion channel family protein, whose product MKILLLLWLSLSLLSGNALAQVAGPSGPAVQQPTSPDAALTFYNRNLITFRGEMAGISAEDRAQRAHTRLQAQLAQAGPHLVSQKPDTMGILIQIDGATTFVVTPAEVDISARDTLEATALRAQRALEAAIAQSRESRDLDALARAFAWVAGATAVAIALWAALKRLHIAAGKRLLQLSAEHAARLQLGGISLLNRNRAVGTVRTGMTVLLRLLQALIAYEWLSFVLQRFPFTRAWGEALNGYLLGFAGKAGNAVIQAIPGLFTAGVIFYLARLLTRGLDRFFDRVLEDEHTLPWLDADVAVPTRRISKVLVWLFALAMAYPYLPGAGTEAFKGLSVLVGLMISLGASNLVGQAASGLILTYGRVYRKGEYVRIADQEGTVTDIGMFATRIRTGLGEELTISNSSVLASTTKNYSRTVNGPGYVVDTTVTIGYDTPWRQVHAMLIDAALRTEGIQAHPAPQVFQTELSDWYPVYRLVCQAIPEEPRPRAEVLSALHANIQDVFNTFGVQIMSPQYIADPAVAKTVPPAQWAPAPARPYTPEQP is encoded by the coding sequence ATGAAAATTTTGTTGTTACTGTGGCTCTCGCTGTCCCTGTTGTCGGGCAATGCCCTGGCACAAGTTGCCGGGCCTTCAGGGCCTGCGGTACAGCAGCCCACCAGCCCCGATGCCGCGCTGACGTTTTACAACCGCAACCTGATCACGTTTCGCGGGGAGATGGCGGGCATCTCGGCCGAAGACAGAGCCCAGCGCGCGCACACCCGCTTGCAAGCCCAACTGGCACAAGCCGGCCCCCACTTGGTGAGCCAGAAGCCGGACACCATGGGCATCCTGATCCAGATAGATGGCGCCACCACCTTTGTGGTGACGCCGGCTGAAGTCGACATCAGTGCGCGCGACACTCTAGAAGCCACCGCCCTCAGAGCCCAGCGCGCCTTGGAGGCAGCCATTGCCCAGAGCCGCGAAAGCAGAGACCTCGATGCTTTAGCACGCGCATTCGCCTGGGTAGCCGGCGCTACTGCAGTGGCCATTGCGCTATGGGCCGCGCTCAAGCGCCTGCACATTGCCGCCGGAAAACGGCTGCTGCAGCTGTCCGCCGAGCACGCCGCCCGCTTGCAGCTGGGCGGCATCAGCCTGCTCAACCGGAATCGCGCCGTGGGCACCGTGCGCACTGGCATGACCGTGCTGCTGCGCCTGTTGCAAGCGCTGATTGCGTATGAGTGGCTAAGCTTTGTGCTGCAACGTTTTCCTTTCACCCGAGCGTGGGGCGAGGCCCTGAACGGCTACTTGCTGGGGTTTGCCGGCAAAGCAGGAAATGCGGTGATTCAAGCCATACCGGGCTTGTTCACGGCGGGGGTTATTTTTTATTTGGCGCGCCTGCTCACCCGCGGACTGGATCGTTTTTTTGACCGGGTCCTGGAAGACGAGCACACCCTGCCTTGGCTGGACGCCGATGTGGCGGTGCCGACCCGCCGCATCAGCAAGGTGCTGGTCTGGCTGTTTGCCTTGGCCATGGCCTACCCTTATCTGCCGGGTGCGGGCACTGAAGCCTTCAAAGGCCTCTCCGTGCTGGTCGGGCTGATGATTTCACTGGGCGCGTCTAACCTGGTCGGGCAAGCGGCCAGTGGCTTGATATTGACCTATGGCCGCGTCTACCGAAAAGGCGAGTACGTGCGGATCGCGGACCAAGAAGGCACCGTGACCGATATCGGCATGTTTGCAACCCGTATCCGGACCGGGCTGGGTGAAGAGCTCACGATTTCCAACAGCAGCGTGCTCGCCAGCACCACCAAAAACTACTCGCGGACCGTGAATGGCCCGGGCTACGTGGTGGACACCACCGTCACCATCGGCTACGACACGCCGTGGCGCCAGGTGCACGCCATGCTGATTGACGCGGCGCTGCGCACAGAAGGAATTCAAGCGCACCCGGCGCCCCAGGTGTTCCAGACCGAGCTGTCCGATTGGTACCCGGTGTACCGCTTGGTATGCCAGGCCATCCCCGAGGAGCCCCGCCCGCGGGCGGAGGTGTTGAGTGCGTTGCACGCCAACATCCAGGATGTATTCAATACTTTCGGGGTACAGATCATGTCGCCTCAGTACATTGCCGACCCTGCGGTAGCCAAAACCGTACCACCGGCCCAATGGGCGCCTGCTCCGGCCCGCCCTTACACACCCGAGCAGCCATGA
- a CDS encoding DUF3047 domain-containing protein, translated as MKTWASAAFCLYTACASLTGANAQTQPTDTGGLLQSWADSADGTPPSPWRVVGLPGGKVPLLAPDITTLDGQKVLRLRSDKSYGALSHAVPAGSEGRFLQWQWRLDQPLAQADLRSKTGDDAALKVCALFDLPLEKIPFVERNLLRLARRVSAEALPGATLCYVWDNQLPAGTTLNNAYTARVRLRVLNGNSDALGRWVSHKRDLQADFLAAFGNETDTVPPLLAIVTGADADNTGGTSLGFVNRLQLMKQ; from the coding sequence ATGAAAACGTGGGCTTCTGCCGCATTTTGCCTATACACAGCCTGTGCGAGCTTGACAGGAGCCAACGCACAAACCCAGCCCACCGACACAGGTGGTCTGCTGCAAAGTTGGGCGGATTCGGCAGATGGCACGCCCCCCAGCCCCTGGCGGGTCGTAGGCCTGCCTGGTGGCAAGGTTCCCCTGCTGGCACCGGACATCACCACCTTGGACGGCCAAAAAGTGCTACGCCTGCGCAGCGACAAAAGCTATGGCGCGCTGAGCCATGCGGTTCCCGCGGGTAGCGAAGGCCGTTTTTTGCAATGGCAGTGGCGGCTGGACCAACCCCTAGCCCAGGCCGACCTGCGCAGCAAAACCGGAGACGATGCCGCACTCAAGGTGTGTGCGCTGTTTGATTTGCCGCTGGAGAAAATCCCTTTTGTCGAGCGCAACCTGCTGCGCCTAGCCCGCCGGGTCAGCGCAGAAGCCTTGCCCGGAGCCACCCTGTGCTACGTGTGGGACAACCAGTTACCCGCAGGCACCACCCTCAACAACGCGTACACCGCCAGGGTACGGCTGCGGGTGTTGAATGGCAACAGCGATGCGCTCGGCCGTTGGGTCTCTCACAAGCGGGATCTGCAGGCTGATTTTCTGGCCGCCTTCGGCAACGAGACAGACACCGTCCCGCCCTTGCTTGCCATCGTGACCGGCGCGGATGCCGACAACACCGGCGGCACCAGCCTCGGTTTTGTGAACCGCCTGCAGCTCATGAAACAATAG